The following proteins are encoded in a genomic region of Pyrus communis chromosome 11, drPyrComm1.1, whole genome shotgun sequence:
- the LOC137708567 gene encoding probable cinnamyl alcohol dehydrogenase 1 isoform X2 has protein sequence MNLQNDDVSIRITHCGICYADVVFPRNKHGYAMYPMVPGHEIAGIVQEVGPNVHGFKVGDHVGVGTFVNSCRDCDYCRDGLEISCEKGIVFTYNHVDADGTITKGGFSSYIVAHERYCFKIPEGYPLASAAPLLCAGITVYSPMIRHKMNQDGKSLGVIGLGGLGHLAVKFGKAFGLNVTVFSTSLSKKEEALSLLGADNFVVSSNQEEMTALAKSLDFIIDTASGDHPFDLYMSLLKTAGVLVLVGAPTEVKLSPGSLISGMKSISGSAAGGTKQTQEMLDFCAAHKIYPNIEIVPIQYVNEALERMIKRDVKYRFVIDIENSLK, from the exons AT GAATCTTCAGAACGATGATGTTTCAATAAGAATTACGCACTGCGGAATTTGTTATGCTGATGTGGTTTTTCCAAGGAACAAGCATGGCTACGCCATGTATCCAATGGTGCCTGG ACATGAGATTGCTGGCATTGTTCAAGAGGTTGGTCCAAATGTTCACGGCTTCAAAGTTGGTGATCATGTTGGAGTGGGAACTTTTGTTAATTCTTGTAGAGATTGCGACTATTGTAGAGATGGCCTAGAGATTTCCTGTGAAAAGGGAATAGTTTTCACTTATAACCATGTTGATGCTGATGGCACGATTACAAAAGGAGGGTTTTCCAGTTACATTGTTGCTCATGAAAG GTACTGCTTCAAGATACCAGAGGGCTACCCCTTGGCTTCTGCAGCACCTCTGCTTTGTGCCGGCATTACTGTTTACTCTCCAATGATCCGCCATAAAATGAACCAGGACGGTAAATCACTAGGTGTGATTGGCCTTGGTGGTCTCGGACACTTGGCAGTGAAATTTGGGAAGGCTTTTGGACTAAACGTGACAGTTTTCAGCACAAGCTtatcaaagaaggaggaagctCTAAGTCTGCTTGGTGCAGACAATTTCGTTGTCTCATCCAACCAAGAGGAAATGACG GCCCTGGCTAAGTCGCTTGACTTCATCATCGACACAGCATCTGgtgatcatccatttgatttGTATATGTCTCTGCTGAAGACTGCTGGTGTTCTAGTCTTGGTTGGGGCACCAACCGAAGTTAAATTAAGTCCGGGGAGCTTGATTAGTG GTATGAAGTCAATTTCTGGTAGCGCAGCGGGAGGTACAAAACAGACGCAGGAAATGTTAGACTTTTGTGCTGCTCACAAAATATATCCAAACATAGAAATAGTTCCAATTCAGTATGTGAATGAAGCTCTTGAGAGGATGATCAAGAGGGATGTGAAGTACCGTTTTGTTATAGATATCGAAAACTCCCTAAAATGA
- the LOC137708567 gene encoding probable cinnamyl alcohol dehydrogenase 1 isoform X1 codes for MSSQTSSVNGNCLGWAATDESGVLSPYKFTRRNLQNDDVSIRITHCGICYADVVFPRNKHGYAMYPMVPGHEIAGIVQEVGPNVHGFKVGDHVGVGTFVNSCRDCDYCRDGLEISCEKGIVFTYNHVDADGTITKGGFSSYIVAHERYCFKIPEGYPLASAAPLLCAGITVYSPMIRHKMNQDGKSLGVIGLGGLGHLAVKFGKAFGLNVTVFSTSLSKKEEALSLLGADNFVVSSNQEEMTALAKSLDFIIDTASGDHPFDLYMSLLKTAGVLVLVGAPTEVKLSPGSLISGMKSISGSAAGGTKQTQEMLDFCAAHKIYPNIEIVPIQYVNEALERMIKRDVKYRFVIDIENSLK; via the exons ATGAGCTCACAGACGAGTAGTGTCAATGGAAACTGCTTGGGATGGGCTGCAACTGATGAATCTGGAGTTCTCTCGCCGTACAAGTTTACCCGAAG GAATCTTCAGAACGATGATGTTTCAATAAGAATTACGCACTGCGGAATTTGTTATGCTGATGTGGTTTTTCCAAGGAACAAGCATGGCTACGCCATGTATCCAATGGTGCCTGG ACATGAGATTGCTGGCATTGTTCAAGAGGTTGGTCCAAATGTTCACGGCTTCAAAGTTGGTGATCATGTTGGAGTGGGAACTTTTGTTAATTCTTGTAGAGATTGCGACTATTGTAGAGATGGCCTAGAGATTTCCTGTGAAAAGGGAATAGTTTTCACTTATAACCATGTTGATGCTGATGGCACGATTACAAAAGGAGGGTTTTCCAGTTACATTGTTGCTCATGAAAG GTACTGCTTCAAGATACCAGAGGGCTACCCCTTGGCTTCTGCAGCACCTCTGCTTTGTGCCGGCATTACTGTTTACTCTCCAATGATCCGCCATAAAATGAACCAGGACGGTAAATCACTAGGTGTGATTGGCCTTGGTGGTCTCGGACACTTGGCAGTGAAATTTGGGAAGGCTTTTGGACTAAACGTGACAGTTTTCAGCACAAGCTtatcaaagaaggaggaagctCTAAGTCTGCTTGGTGCAGACAATTTCGTTGTCTCATCCAACCAAGAGGAAATGACG GCCCTGGCTAAGTCGCTTGACTTCATCATCGACACAGCATCTGgtgatcatccatttgatttGTATATGTCTCTGCTGAAGACTGCTGGTGTTCTAGTCTTGGTTGGGGCACCAACCGAAGTTAAATTAAGTCCGGGGAGCTTGATTAGTG GTATGAAGTCAATTTCTGGTAGCGCAGCGGGAGGTACAAAACAGACGCAGGAAATGTTAGACTTTTGTGCTGCTCACAAAATATATCCAAACATAGAAATAGTTCCAATTCAGTATGTGAATGAAGCTCTTGAGAGGATGATCAAGAGGGATGTGAAGTACCGTTTTGTTATAGATATCGAAAACTCCCTAAAATGA
- the LOC137749150 gene encoding probable cinnamyl alcohol dehydrogenase 1 translates to MNSENANKGEDCLGWAARDESGVLSPYKFARRAVGSDDVSIKITHCGVCYAEVVWTRNKHGDATYPLVPGHEIAGIVQEVGSNVRGFKVGDHVGVGTYINSCRNCDYCNDGLEVYCEKGVVYTYNRLDVDGTMTKGGFSTYIVVRQRYCFRIAESYPLASAAPLLCAGITVYSPMIRHKMNQPGKSLGVIGLGGLGHLAVKFGKAFGLNVTVFSTSASKKEESLTLLGADNFVVSSDQEQMKAMAKSLDFIIDTVSADHSFDMYMSLLKTAGVLVMVGAPNEVKLSPMSLILGMKSISGSVAGGTKVMQEMLDFCAAQKIYPNIEIVPIQYVNEAIERLIKKDVKYRFVVDIENSLKY, encoded by the exons ATGAACTCAGAAAATGCAAATAAGGGGGAGGATTGCCTGGGATGGGCTGCAAGAGATGAGTCTGGGGTTCTTTCCCCTTACAAATTTGCCCGCCG GGCTGTTGGGAGTGACGATGTTTCCATAAAGATCACACACTGTGGAGTTTGCTATGCTGAAGTGGTTTGGACAAGGAACAAACATGGAGATGCCACCTATCCTTTAGTGCCTGG ACATGAGATCGCCGGCATTGTGCAAGAGGTCGGTTCAAATGTTCGCGGATTCAAAGTTGGTGATCATGTTGGAGTGGGAACTTATATTAATTCATGCAGAAATTGTGATTACTGTAATGACGGTCTTGAAGTTTACTGTGAAAAAGGAGTTGTTTACACTTACAATCGTCTTGACGTCGATGGTACCATGACGAAAGGTGGATTTTCCACTTACATTGTTGTCCGCCAAAG GTACTGCTTCAGGATAGCAGAATCCTATCCATTGGCTTCAGCAGCACCTCTTCTTTGCGCCGGCATTACTGTCTATTCTCCAATGATACGCCATAAGATGAACCAACCCGGTAAATCACTAGGCGTGATTGGCCTCGGCGGTCTTGGTCACTTAGCCGTGAAATTTGGTAAGGCTTTCGGACTGAATGTAACAGTTTTCAGCACAAGCGCATCAAAGAAAGAGGAGTCTCTAACTCTGCTTGGTGCAGACAATTTCGTGGTCTCATCCGACCAAGAACAGATGAAG GCCATGGCTAAATCCCTCGACTTCATCATCGATACGGTATCTGCTGATCACTCATTTGATATGTACATGTCGCTTCTGAAGACTGCCGGCGTTCTTGTCATGGTTGGGGCACCAAATGAAGTTAAACTGAGTCCTATGAGCCTAATTCTGG gtATGAAATCGATATCTGGTAGCGTGGCGGGTGGTACGAAAGTGATGCAAGAAATGCTAGACTTCTGTGCTGCTCAGAAAATATATCCCAACATAGAAATAGTTCCGATTCAGTATGTGAATGAAGCAATTGAGAGGCTTATAAAGAAGGATGTGAAGTACCGGTTTGTGGTGGATATTGAGAACTCCCTGAAATATTGA